A DNA window from Aureibaculum sp. 2308TA14-22 contains the following coding sequences:
- a CDS encoding SIMPL domain-containing protein yields the protein MKILLSILLLTSSLCISQTGFIEIEVRDTIQLKPIKFEYNVQISDSKFLRFNEKGGVSKDSSKVLLKEKYKELGTFLKNKKYEIRPSTNANYQIHDYIGFWKYGYVITLEQASDLQKLTSELKELDYITGSLGQMEYANEEKAEERLFKKLLDKARKKASTIAKLSDLKLGKIIEFHEVREVDNMAYNMLDMYAVAQRNKKWQSGNNELYGQKSKAIVVKFLAE from the coding sequence ATGAAAATCCTACTATCTATTTTACTGTTAACTTCTTCACTTTGTATTAGCCAAACGGGTTTTATAGAAATTGAAGTTAGAGATACTATTCAATTAAAACCTATTAAATTTGAGTATAATGTTCAGATAAGCGATTCCAAATTTTTAAGATTTAATGAAAAAGGCGGGGTTAGTAAAGACTCTTCTAAAGTACTATTGAAAGAAAAGTACAAAGAACTAGGTACGTTTTTAAAAAATAAGAAATATGAAATCCGCCCTTCAACCAATGCGAATTATCAAATACATGATTACATTGGGTTTTGGAAATATGGTTATGTTATTACATTAGAACAAGCCTCAGATTTACAAAAATTAACTTCGGAATTAAAGGAACTAGACTACATAACCGGTTCATTAGGACAAATGGAATATGCAAATGAAGAAAAAGCCGAAGAAAGGTTGTTTAAAAAATTGTTGGATAAAGCTAGAAAAAAAGCCAGTACAATTGCCAAATTATCGGATTTAAAATTGGGCAAAATAATAGAGTTCCATGAGGTTAGAGAGGTTGACAATATGGCTTATAATATGTTAGATATGTATGCGGTTGCACAACGTAATAAAAAGTGGCAATCAGGCAATAATGAATTATACGGTCAAAAATCTAAGGCTATTGTGGTAAAATTTTTGGCGGAATAA
- a CDS encoding nuclear transport factor 2 family protein, with translation MKPLTILIALLFTLQVTAQEKEQAVKDVTQAAYNYIDTFYKVDTTLAYKSVHKDLRKVGWWYDDKKSGYSDASEMSFDRLISLAKRWNAKGDRIKPDSPREVKILEISDKIAVVKVTAVWGIDYLNMVNTEEGWKSINIVWQSKPKFSLNE, from the coding sequence ATGAAACCACTAACTATACTCATTGCCTTACTTTTTACACTACAAGTAACCGCTCAAGAAAAAGAACAGGCAGTAAAAGATGTAACCCAAGCCGCTTATAACTATATAGATACTTTTTATAAAGTAGATACCACACTGGCTTATAAAAGCGTACATAAGGATTTAAGAAAAGTAGGCTGGTGGTATGATGATAAAAAAAGTGGATACTCTGATGCTTCAGAAATGTCTTTTGATAGGTTAATTAGTTTAGCTAAACGATGGAATGCGAAGGGTGACCGAATTAAACCTGATAGTCCTAGGGAAGTTAAAATTCTTGAAATTTCTGATAAAATTGCTGTAGTAAAAGTTACTGCTGTATGGGGTATTGATTATTTAAATATGGTAAATACAGAAGAGGGTTGGAAAAGCATTAACATAGTATGGCAATCAAAACCTAAATTTTCCTTGAATGAATAA
- a CDS encoding cation:proton antiporter domain-containing protein translates to MPSILGFLITGIIIGPFGFNLIKAEDIEIISEIGVILLLFVIGMELSLKQLASIKNTVFIGGSLQVGLTILISGFAYYFLGNAIEEAVFVGFLFSLSSTAIVLKILQDRNEMKTAHGRNALAILIFQDIIVVPMMLITPILAGASDNIAMSVLSLVVKSVIVVIITIVSARYVVPKLMYAVAKTNSKELFLLTTIAICFAVAFLTSEAGLSLALGAFLAGLIISESEYSHQSTSIILPFRELFTSIFFISIGMLLDLTFFLNNVGVVLLLVVIVFSIKTFVISIAVAVLKYPPRTILLTALSLFQVGEFAFILSKVGVQYNLLSEETNQYFLAVSIVSMILTPFVIMFSHTIADRFLKTKLGKKIDKTLVNQEQNETIIDNEISNHLIIIGFGINGTNLEKAARYANIPHVVIEMNPSIVKKGKADGVPILFGDASEPHILDTVNLSKARSVVIAISDKEATKTVIRNIRATSQTVHILVRTRYVREISELVALGADDVIPEEFETSIEIFSRVMHTFLVPESQIENLVDFVRADNYEVFQMKKKVPKTFAPTSIPDFNITCVRVTSDSSKINGRTLKEANIRAEYGVSVLAVSHGDKIIDDIHPDQKIYQNDLLFIQGSQENIEQFRKFVN, encoded by the coding sequence TTGCCTTCAATATTAGGTTTTCTAATTACGGGAATTATAATTGGCCCCTTTGGTTTTAATTTGATAAAAGCTGAGGACATAGAAATTATATCTGAAATTGGTGTAATTCTGCTCTTGTTCGTTATCGGTATGGAACTTTCCTTAAAACAACTAGCTTCCATAAAAAATACGGTCTTTATTGGTGGCTCCCTTCAAGTCGGGTTGACCATCTTAATTTCAGGGTTTGCCTATTACTTTCTTGGAAATGCTATTGAAGAAGCCGTTTTTGTAGGGTTTTTATTCTCGCTATCCAGTACAGCTATTGTGCTAAAAATACTACAAGATAGAAATGAAATGAAGACCGCTCACGGGCGGAATGCCTTGGCAATACTTATTTTTCAGGACATTATCGTGGTCCCGATGATGTTGATAACACCAATATTAGCTGGAGCTTCGGACAATATTGCTATGAGTGTTTTATCCTTGGTTGTAAAATCAGTTATTGTGGTAATTATTACCATTGTAAGTGCCCGATATGTTGTACCTAAATTGATGTACGCGGTGGCAAAAACCAATAGTAAAGAACTTTTTTTATTGACTACTATTGCTATCTGTTTTGCCGTCGCTTTTTTAACTTCTGAAGCTGGTTTGTCTTTGGCCTTGGGTGCTTTTTTGGCAGGGCTAATTATCTCTGAATCAGAATATTCACATCAATCAACGAGTATTATTTTGCCGTTTAGAGAACTGTTTACCAGTATCTTTTTTATATCGATTGGGATGCTGTTAGATTTAACATTTTTCCTTAATAATGTTGGCGTAGTTCTGTTACTTGTGGTCATTGTTTTTTCTATAAAAACATTTGTAATTTCAATAGCGGTTGCGGTACTGAAATATCCACCAAGAACTATTTTACTAACGGCTCTATCTTTATTTCAAGTTGGAGAATTTGCTTTTATACTTTCTAAAGTAGGCGTTCAGTACAATTTATTGAGTGAAGAAACCAACCAATACTTTCTGGCAGTTTCTATAGTTTCCATGATTTTAACTCCTTTCGTAATTATGTTCTCGCATACGATAGCAGATCGGTTTTTAAAGACCAAATTGGGTAAGAAAATCGATAAAACCTTAGTAAATCAAGAACAAAACGAAACAATTATTGATAACGAAATTTCTAATCATTTAATAATAATTGGTTTTGGTATTAATGGGACTAATTTGGAAAAAGCGGCTAGATACGCTAATATACCTCATGTCGTAATCGAAATGAATCCGTCAATAGTTAAAAAAGGTAAAGCAGATGGTGTTCCTATACTATTTGGCGATGCTTCTGAACCGCATATATTAGATACGGTAAATCTTTCTAAGGCACGCTCGGTAGTTATTGCTATTTCTGATAAAGAGGCCACTAAAACCGTTATTAGGAATATACGGGCAACGTCGCAAACTGTGCATATTTTAGTGCGGACAAGATATGTTAGGGAAATAAGTGAATTGGTTGCTCTTGGGGCGGACGATGTGATACCCGAAGAGTTTGAAACTTCCATTGAAATATTTTCAAGGGTAATGCACACGTTTTTGGTGCCCGAAAGCCAGATAGAGAATTTGGTTGATTTTGTACGAGCGGATAATTATGAAGTATTTCAAATGAAGAAAAAAGTGCCTAAAACATTTGCACCCACTTCAATTCCCGATTTTAACATTACCTGTGTGCGAGTAACCTCTGATAGCAGTAAAATCAATGGCAGAACATTAAAAGAAGCCAATATTAGGGCAGAATACGGGGTAAGTGTGTTGGCGGTTTCGCATGGTGATAAAATTATAGATGATATACACCCCGATCAAAAAATCTACCAAAACGATTTGTTGTTTATACAAGGTAGCCAAGAAAATATTGAGCAGTTTAGGAAGTTTGTGAATTAA
- a CDS encoding YfcC family protein, producing MKKLKFPTAQTILIIIAGLVALLTWVVPAGKYDSLTYNSTDKTFTKTSLETTTALPATQHTLDSLQIKIPLEKFTSGAIYKPIGIPNTYQQLEARPQGFAAFVQSPIKGIIAAADIIFLVLIIGGLIGIMNLTGAFDAGIAWLAKTLKGKEFILIILVTCLVAAGGTTFGLAEETIAFFPILIPVFIAAKYDAMVGLACIFLGSSIGTMCSTVNPFSTIIASDAAGINWTTGLNGRFMMLCIALIISIWYILRYAKRVKNDPTKSIIYDQKEQIEALFHLNTSTKSLKLTGRLRLILLVFTLSFVIMIIGVSKLDWWFVEMTATFLVGAIIIGFLGKIKEYNFVEAFSKGAGDLLGVAFIIGIARGVSVLMDDGLISDTMLYHASTVTEGMNKGVFVNAMLSIYGGLSFFIPSSSGMAVLTMPVMSPLADTVGIGREIIVNTYQYGMGLFYFVNPTGLILASLAIVKIGYDKWLKFVMPLFITLILVTMVVLTISVYL from the coding sequence ATTAAAAAATTAAAATTCCCCACGGCACAAACTATTTTAATAATCATTGCAGGTTTGGTTGCCCTACTCACTTGGGTGGTACCTGCTGGTAAATATGACAGTTTAACCTATAATAGTACTGATAAAACCTTTACCAAAACAAGTTTAGAAACTACTACGGCGTTACCCGCCACACAGCATACCTTAGACAGTTTACAAATTAAAATACCCTTAGAAAAATTTACCAGTGGTGCTATTTATAAACCCATTGGCATCCCCAATACCTACCAACAATTAGAAGCCAGACCACAAGGTTTTGCCGCTTTTGTGCAATCGCCCATTAAGGGTATCATTGCTGCAGCTGATATCATTTTTCTGGTCTTAATTATTGGCGGTCTTATCGGTATTATGAATCTTACTGGAGCTTTTGACGCTGGTATTGCTTGGCTGGCAAAAACCTTAAAAGGAAAAGAATTTATTCTCATTATTCTGGTTACTTGCCTAGTGGCCGCAGGTGGTACCACTTTTGGTTTGGCAGAAGAAACCATTGCCTTTTTTCCTATTTTAATTCCCGTTTTTATTGCCGCAAAATATGATGCCATGGTAGGTTTGGCGTGTATTTTTCTAGGTTCTTCTATTGGCACCATGTGCTCAACGGTAAATCCGTTTTCAACCATTATTGCCTCAGACGCGGCAGGCATCAATTGGACAACTGGACTCAACGGCAGGTTTATGATGCTTTGCATTGCACTTATCATCAGTATTTGGTATATCCTCAGATATGCCAAACGTGTAAAAAACGACCCTACTAAATCCATTATTTATGACCAAAAAGAACAAATAGAAGCCTTATTTCATTTAAATACTTCAACTAAAAGCCTAAAATTAACTGGCAGATTACGTTTAATTCTATTGGTATTTACCTTAAGTTTTGTAATCATGATTATAGGGGTTTCTAAATTAGATTGGTGGTTTGTAGAAATGACGGCTACCTTTTTAGTAGGTGCCATTATCATCGGGTTTTTAGGTAAAATAAAGGAATACAATTTTGTAGAAGCTTTTTCAAAAGGAGCTGGAGATTTGTTAGGTGTAGCTTTTATTATTGGTATTGCCAGAGGCGTTTCCGTACTTATGGATGATGGCTTAATTAGTGATACCATGCTCTATCATGCCAGTACCGTAACCGAAGGCATGAATAAAGGTGTTTTTGTAAATGCTATGCTATCTATTTATGGAGGCTTGTCCTTTTTTATTCCCTCATCTTCTGGTATGGCGGTTTTAACCATGCCCGTAATGTCTCCATTAGCAGATACAGTCGGTATAGGGAGGGAAATTATTGTAAATACATACCAGTACGGAATGGGTCTCTTTTATTTTGTAAACCCTACAGGGCTTATTTTGGCTTCTTTAGCCATTGTAAAAATTGGTTATGACAAGTGGTTAAAATTTGTAATGCCATTATTTATTACGTTGATTTTAGTAACCATGGTAGTGCTGACTATTTCTGTATATTTATAA
- a CDS encoding serine hydrolase domain-containing protein, with protein MKKSIFTFLFAFCTLVTYCQTASIQKSPPLSEAAPSSVGMSSERLARIDAMCKAAIEDKQVPGMVALVARNGKIVYHKAFGMADNTTSNPLKKDAIFRIASQTKAITATAVMMLWEEGKFQLDDPISKYIPEFKDAQVLDTLYKNGTYDTKPASKPITIRHLLSHTSGIGYGVIDGDERIKKIYKKAGITDLFTTENISIEESVKKLAKLPLHHNPGERFTYSEGLDVLGYFIEIVSGMPFDKFLKTRIFDPLGMEDTWFYLPNSEHHRLVTIQKMENDKWIPFPVTFYDPDYPKKGAKRFFSGGAGLSSTAKDYAAFLQMYLNNGELNGKRLLSRTTIQSIMGNQIGKHWGDSGAYYGLAFGVLDEKGQDMGGRGSKGTFEWGGYFNTQYFADPKENIIGILMKQTQQTTNDQTGWKFKILVGQAIDD; from the coding sequence ATGAAAAAATCAATTTTTACTTTTCTGTTCGCATTTTGTACACTGGTAACTTATTGCCAAACCGCTTCAATTCAAAAATCACCCCCACTTTCTGAGGCTGCACCGAGTAGCGTTGGCATGTCATCAGAACGATTGGCACGTATAGATGCCATGTGCAAAGCAGCAATTGAAGATAAACAAGTTCCTGGCATGGTAGCTTTAGTAGCCAGAAATGGAAAAATAGTGTATCATAAAGCTTTCGGAATGGCAGATAATACCACCAGTAACCCATTAAAAAAAGATGCTATTTTTAGAATTGCCTCTCAAACTAAAGCCATAACGGCAACCGCAGTAATGATGCTTTGGGAAGAAGGGAAATTTCAATTAGATGATCCTATTTCAAAATACATCCCTGAATTTAAGGACGCACAAGTGCTTGACACTTTGTACAAAAACGGTACTTATGATACTAAGCCAGCTAGTAAACCCATAACCATAAGGCATTTACTATCTCATACTTCTGGTATTGGCTATGGTGTTATTGATGGTGATGAACGAATTAAAAAAATCTATAAAAAAGCAGGTATAACCGATTTATTTACCACAGAAAATATAAGTATTGAAGAAAGTGTTAAAAAATTGGCAAAGTTGCCCTTACATCATAATCCTGGTGAAAGATTTACTTATAGCGAAGGCTTAGATGTGTTAGGGTATTTTATAGAAATTGTTTCTGGAATGCCCTTTGACAAATTTTTAAAAACCAGAATATTTGACCCGTTAGGCATGGAAGATACATGGTTTTATTTACCCAACTCTGAACACCATAGATTGGTTACTATTCAAAAAATGGAAAATGACAAATGGATACCTTTTCCTGTAACATTTTATGATCCTGATTATCCTAAAAAAGGAGCAAAACGCTTTTTTTCTGGAGGTGCAGGATTGTCTAGCACAGCAAAAGATTATGCTGCTTTTTTACAAATGTATTTGAACAATGGTGAGCTAAATGGAAAACGCTTGCTAAGTAGAACTACCATACAGTCTATAATGGGCAATCAAATTGGAAAGCATTGGGGAGATTCTGGTGCTTATTACGGATTGGCTTTTGGAGTTTTAGATGAAAAAGGACAAGACATGGGTGGCAGAGGTAGTAAAGGAACTTTTGAATGGGGAGGCTACTTTAATACACAATACTTTGCTGACCCTAAAGAAAACATTATTGGAATATTGATGAAGCAAACGCAACAAACCACCAACGATCAGACAGGCTGGAAATTCAAAATATTAGTGGGTCAAGCCATTGATGATTAA
- a CDS encoding DUF6973 domain-containing protein: protein MLATSLKKIGIPILLFALLTSCSPKLKQSYSSLSKPERTWVIFHPFKAKKAYQISREALITADSIGKENTIGNDMNGGQLDAFKHSFWMAKSAQSIGKNAALSLGRAHEKGNYQTFKKRQLEDGIAPDKPASDMDLFNNHVGASLGKQYKKASKKTVINHLLVAIRQGKLRMLKKDASGNFLDCKGQIIPINSLKGKWENDKCLVPTN, encoded by the coding sequence ATGTTAGCTACTTCACTAAAGAAAATTGGAATTCCTATTTTGCTTTTTGCTTTATTGACGAGTTGTTCTCCTAAGCTAAAACAGTCCTATTCCAGCTTGTCAAAACCTGAACGGACATGGGTTATTTTTCATCCGTTTAAAGCAAAAAAAGCGTATCAAATTTCGAGAGAGGCATTAATCACAGCTGATTCTATAGGCAAAGAAAACACTATTGGGAATGATATGAATGGCGGACAATTAGATGCCTTTAAGCATAGTTTTTGGATGGCAAAATCTGCACAAAGTATTGGTAAAAATGCAGCGTTGAGTTTAGGTAGAGCCCATGAAAAAGGTAATTATCAAACCTTTAAAAAACGACAGTTGGAAGATGGAATAGCACCGGACAAACCAGCTTCAGATATGGATTTGTTTAACAACCACGTTGGTGCAAGTTTAGGCAAACAATATAAGAAAGCTTCAAAAAAAACCGTCATAAATCATTTGTTAGTTGCTATCCGTCAAGGTAAATTAAGAATGCTAAAAAAGGATGCTTCAGGTAACTTTTTAGATTGTAAAGGGCAAATTATTCCCATTAATTCCCTAAAAGGCAAATGGGAAAACGATAAGTGTTTGGTGCCAACCAATTAA
- a CDS encoding DUF4287 domain-containing protein → MDKALQTMIDNMPEKTGKSLEQWKKILQTKDFAKHGEAVKYLKSEHQVTHGFANTIVTLSKDNNDSADDLVTNQYKGKESLFPIYEKLIATVSAFGNDVTITPKKGSVSIIRKRQFALIKPATKTRIDLGLKLKDKPITDRLGNSGPFGTMCTHRVQIHSTAEVDEQLINWLTEAYQKSV, encoded by the coding sequence ATGGACAAAGCATTACAAACTATGATTGATAATATGCCTGAAAAAACAGGCAAGTCATTAGAACAATGGAAAAAGATTTTACAAACAAAAGACTTTGCCAAACATGGTGAAGCCGTTAAGTATCTTAAAAGCGAACATCAAGTTACACACGGCTTTGCGAATACCATTGTTACGCTTTCAAAAGATAACAATGACTCTGCCGATGACTTAGTTACCAATCAATATAAAGGTAAAGAAAGTTTATTTCCTATATATGAAAAACTGATTGCTACGGTTAGTGCATTTGGCAATGACGTTACCATAACTCCAAAAAAAGGAAGTGTGAGTATTATTAGAAAAAGACAATTTGCATTGATAAAACCAGCCACCAAAACTCGTATTGATTTAGGGTTAAAACTAAAAGATAAACCTATTACGGATAGGCTTGGTAATTCTGGTCCTTTTGGTACCATGTGTACACATCGCGTACAAATCCATTCAACTGCTGAAGTTGATGAGCAATTGATTAATTGGTTAACGGAAGCCTATCAAAAATCAGTATAA
- a CDS encoding M28 family peptidase has product MIRKLFFYVALLLVAISTAQNTNKMASEYFDVVRAEFIGDQAYKTTEFVAQYWRVVGNTGFNKSIYHIAEGLERAGYVLESDALEYNKLTYRIEKRPMKKPTWETVSSSLTIVGQDSPILESATNRNMTYLNSISTPKGGVTAEVVYIKDKKSLEKTDIKGKVIFAEMSPYTLYKTAMKKGAVGMLTYDMPDYLQPEKNITSIQFRSIPYNEKNLWGIALSYQAKEKLKKELDKGTVNVKAVINTKIYPSEELTIVADIKGDVNPNERLVFSAHVQEPGANDNASGVGVQLEMAQIAAKFIKDKTVKLDRTLTFLWGDEIVSTRRYIQEDSIRASNIKWGISLDMVGENTAITGGSFLIEKMPDPSAIWTRGNDKHSEWGGRPLKLKDMKPHYLNDFIINIFEEQGKFANWEVNTNPFEGGSDHTPFLRADIPGLLLWHFTDQFYHTDNDRIDKVSQETLKNVGIGALTSAFSLLNSDATAALTELENIKSRAEKRLKAEFLLSQQAVKEGDDLNVEIKILNAWNDWYQKTFDSLRDMAYEPNEDLNRAINKAKDKLTKQTEKYIKSLK; this is encoded by the coding sequence ATGATTAGAAAGTTATTTTTTTATGTTGCCCTATTATTGGTTGCGATAAGCACTGCTCAAAACACAAATAAAATGGCATCAGAATATTTTGACGTGGTGAGAGCGGAATTTATAGGAGATCAGGCTTACAAAACAACAGAATTTGTAGCCCAATATTGGAGAGTGGTTGGTAATACTGGATTCAATAAAAGTATCTACCATATTGCAGAAGGTCTTGAAAGAGCAGGCTATGTTTTAGAAAGCGATGCTTTGGAATATAATAAACTGACGTACAGGATTGAAAAAAGACCTATGAAAAAACCCACTTGGGAAACTGTTAGTTCCAGTTTAACTATTGTAGGTCAAGATTCGCCAATATTAGAATCAGCTACTAATAGAAACATGACTTATTTAAACTCAATATCAACTCCAAAAGGAGGTGTTACTGCTGAGGTAGTTTATATAAAAGATAAAAAATCACTAGAGAAAACAGACATAAAAGGCAAAGTTATTTTTGCTGAAATGAGTCCTTATACACTCTATAAAACGGCAATGAAAAAAGGTGCAGTAGGAATGCTAACTTACGATATGCCCGATTATTTGCAACCCGAAAAAAATATTACTTCTATACAATTTAGGAGTATTCCCTATAATGAGAAAAATTTGTGGGGTATAGCCTTGTCTTATCAAGCTAAAGAAAAATTAAAAAAGGAGTTGGATAAAGGAACTGTAAATGTAAAAGCCGTTATCAATACTAAAATTTATCCGTCCGAAGAACTGACCATTGTTGCCGATATAAAAGGTGATGTGAACCCCAATGAAAGACTCGTTTTTAGTGCCCATGTGCAAGAACCAGGAGCAAATGATAATGCTTCAGGGGTAGGTGTTCAATTAGAAATGGCTCAAATAGCAGCTAAGTTTATTAAAGATAAGACTGTAAAATTAGATAGAACCCTTACTTTTTTATGGGGGGATGAAATTGTTTCTACACGAAGGTATATTCAAGAAGATAGTATTAGAGCATCAAATATTAAATGGGGAATCAGTTTAGACATGGTGGGCGAAAATACAGCTATAACGGGAGGCTCATTTTTAATTGAAAAAATGCCAGACCCAAGTGCAATATGGACACGTGGTAACGACAAACATTCCGAATGGGGCGGAAGACCATTGAAATTAAAAGATATGAAACCACATTATCTGAATGATTTTATAATAAATATTTTTGAAGAGCAAGGAAAATTTGCCAATTGGGAGGTAAACACAAATCCGTTTGAAGGTGGTAGTGACCATACACCGTTTTTAAGAGCTGATATTCCCGGATTACTCTTATGGCATTTTACGGATCAATTTTACCACACCGATAATGACAGGATAGACAAGGTGTCTCAAGAAACCTTAAAAAATGTTGGAATCGGTGCATTAACAAGTGCCTTTTCATTGTTAAATTCAGATGCTACTGCTGCTTTGACGGAATTGGAGAACATTAAATCTAGAGCAGAAAAAAGATTGAAAGCTGAATTTCTATTATCGCAACAAGCGGTAAAAGAAGGAGATGACTTGAATGTTGAAATTAAAATCCTAAATGCATGGAACGATTGGTATCAAAAAACATTTGATTCTTTACGAGATATGGCTTATGAACCTAATGAAGATTTGAACAGGGCAATTAACAAAGCAAAAGACAAATTAACAAAGCAAACAGAAAAATATATTAAATCTTTAAAATAG
- a CDS encoding aminopeptidase P family protein encodes MKYFPIDNKLFIKNRKNFMSKMKPCSLAVFNSNDIYPISADSTMPFQQHRDIFYLSGVDQEESILVLFPDCPKEKHREILFLKETNEHIAVWEGEKLTKEAALKTSGIKTVYWLQDMEKIMFELMSQCDTVYINTNEHYRASVETETREDRFTKWLKDKYPAHSVAKSNPILQRLRSVKDQIEIDLIQQACDITEKGFRRVLNFTKPGVWEYEIEAEFMHEFLRNRSKGFAYTPIIGSGNNANVLHYIENNQQCKEGELILIDAGAEYANYASDMTRTIPVSGKFSKRQKAVYNAVNRVKNEATKMLVPGTIWADYHIEVGKLMTSELLGLKLLDKVDVKNEDPEWPAYKKYFMHGTSHHMGLDTHDYGILTEPMQANMVFTVEPGIYIPDEGFGIRLEDDVVIQEKGEPSNLMRNIPIEVEEIEDIMNG; translated from the coding sequence ATGAAATACTTTCCAATAGACAATAAACTTTTTATAAAAAATCGCAAAAATTTTATGTCCAAAATGAAGCCCTGTAGTTTGGCGGTTTTTAATTCTAATGATATTTACCCGATAAGTGCGGACAGTACTATGCCTTTTCAGCAGCATCGCGATATTTTTTATTTAAGTGGTGTAGATCAAGAGGAAAGCATTTTAGTACTGTTTCCTGATTGTCCAAAAGAAAAACATCGTGAAATTCTCTTTTTAAAGGAAACCAATGAGCATATTGCTGTATGGGAAGGCGAAAAACTAACCAAAGAAGCCGCTCTTAAAACCAGTGGTATCAAAACCGTATATTGGCTACAAGACATGGAAAAAATAATGTTTGAACTAATGTCGCAATGCGATACGGTATACATTAATACCAATGAGCATTACCGAGCTTCGGTTGAAACAGAAACCCGTGAAGACCGTTTTACAAAATGGCTAAAAGACAAATATCCTGCACATTCGGTTGCTAAAAGCAATCCTATTTTACAACGCTTACGTTCTGTAAAAGATCAGATTGAAATTGATTTGATTCAACAAGCATGTGATATTACCGAAAAAGGATTTAGACGAGTACTCAATTTTACAAAACCCGGAGTTTGGGAATACGAAATTGAAGCAGAATTTATGCATGAATTTTTAAGAAATAGATCCAAAGGTTTTGCCTACACGCCCATTATTGGTTCGGGCAATAATGCCAATGTATTGCATTATATAGAAAATAACCAACAATGTAAAGAGGGCGAATTGATACTAATAGATGCTGGTGCTGAATATGCAAATTATGCAAGTGATATGACCCGTACAATTCCCGTTTCAGGAAAATTTAGTAAAAGACAAAAAGCCGTTTACAATGCTGTAAATCGTGTAAAAAATGAAGCTACAAAAATGTTGGTTCCCGGTACTATTTGGGCAGATTATCATATAGAAGTTGGTAAATTAATGACTTCTGAATTGTTAGGGTTAAAACTACTTGATAAAGTTGATGTTAAAAATGAAGACCCTGAATGGCCTGCGTACAAAAAATATTTTATGCATGGCACTTCTCACCACATGGGTTTAGACACACATGATTATGGAATTTTAACGGAACCTATGCAAGCCAATATGGTATTTACTGTAGAACCGGGAATTTACATACCTGATGAAGGTTTTGGAATTCGATTGGAAGATGATGTAGTAATTCAAGAAAAAGGAGAGCCTTCTAACTTAATGCGTAACATACCTATTGAAGTTGAGGAAATTGAGGATATTATGAACGGTTAA